One Branchiostoma floridae strain S238N-H82 chromosome 15, Bfl_VNyyK, whole genome shotgun sequence DNA window includes the following coding sequences:
- the LOC118432646 gene encoding vitamin D3 hydroxylase-associated protein-like, with translation MSDFVDFCWDVLEDSRLPLVVCTTLVGVLTVYVERKFYTRQQYKRKVQGKNEERQKALQDVLKSLDTDDKGLADKRKQILTLTLPRLTQQLQDGQLSAVQVLQAFQEKALAVHDGINCITEPVPNALARAQELDSTDQKSGLLYGVPVSIKDNINIKGMANTLGLVKYLENYAEEDSVIVRVLKKQGAVPFVKTNIPQTMFDIACSNPLFGTTLNPRDPTRSPGGSSGGEAALIGGGGSILGIGNDIAGSIRIPAHFCGICGFKPTANRLSKQGYFTCAPGLQGVVSTCGPMARDVDSLVLVMRALLVPDMFQLDPLVPPIPFRHEIYESKKPLKVGYFLDWELKMATPALTRAMKVTKEALEKAGHKLVQFQPPKSDHAFYDIVVKCMLADGGKTISNRISGEIANPRLKSQLPYLTMSYFWRKVVGFLLKPISPRIARGMSNRVLRTIYDLWQRLVEREEYIREFLAAWEEAGIDVLLCPAYPIPAFKYKGAPALSETVLYTNIFNLLNFPAGVVPVTKVTEEDDRLLDDYTGFDNDIFDRFVRKATKGAVGMPVAVQCVALPWQEEECHRLMKEVETVCKE, from the exons ATGTCGGATTTTGTAGACTTCTGCTGGGATGTTTTGGAAGATTCTCGCTTACCGTTGGTTGTCTGTACCACGTTGGTCGGTGTCCTGACCGTCTATGTAGAACGTAAGTTCTACACAAGGCAACAGTACAAGCGGAAAGTCCAGGGGAAGAACGAAGAAAGGCAAAAGGCTCTTCAAGACGTGCTGAAGTCCTTAGATACTGACGATAAG GGATTGGCGGACAAAAGGAAGCAGATCTTGACACTGACCTTGCCCCGACTGACACAGCAGCTGCAAGATGGACAGCTGTCAGCTGTACAGGTGCTACAGGCATTTCAGGAGAAG GCCCTGGCAGTCCACGACGGCATCAATTGCATCACTGAACCGGTCCCGAACGCACTC GCGAGAGCCCAGGAATTAGACAGCACCGATCAAAAGTCCGGTCTACTGTATGGAGTCCCCGTGTCAATCAAagacaacatcaacatcaag GGAATGGCGAACACTCTGGGTCTGGTGAAATATCTGGAAAACTACGCCGAGGAAGACTCTGTTATCGTCCGTGTACTGAAGAAACAAGGGGCGGTGCCTTTTGTGAAGACTAACATTCCGCAGACAATGTTTGA TATTGCCTGCAGCAACCCCTTGTTTGGGACGACGTTGAACCCACGTGACCCCACCCGTAGTCCTGGCGGGTCGTCAGGAGGAGAGGCGGCGCTGATTGGTGGAGGAGGATCCATCCTCGGCATCGGGAACGACATCGCCGGAAGTATCCGCATTCCCGCGCACTTCTGCGGAATCTGCGGCTTCAAACCTACCGCTAATAGACTGAG CAAACAGGGATACTTCACCTGTGCTCCGGGTCTACAGGGTG TGGTCAGTACGTGTGGCCCGATGGCCCGAGACGTGGACAGTTTGGTGCTGGTGATGAGGGCACTACTGGTACCGGACATGTTCCAACTGGACCCTCTGGTACCGCCTATACCATTCAGACACGAG ATTTACGAGTCGAAGAAGCCACTGAAGGTTGGCTACTTTTTAGACTGGGAGCTGAAAATGGCGACTCCAGCTCTTACAAGGGCAATGAAGGTCACTAAAGAGGCACTGGAGAAAGCTGGACACAAA CTTGTACAATTCCAGCCTCCAAAAAGTGACCACGCATTCTATGACATCGTTGTAAAATGCATGCTGGCTGATGGTGGGAAGACTATCAGTAACCGTAT TTCTGGTGAAATCGCGAACCCACGTCTAAAATCCCAGTTGCCTTATCTAACTATGTCGTACTTCTGGCGAAAGGTCGTTGGATTCTTACTGAAACCAATC TCACCTAGGATAGCAAGGGGGATGTCCAACCGTGTACTACG GACCATATATGACCTCTGGCAAAGGCTGGTTGAACGAGAG GAATACATTAGGGAGTTCTTAGCAGCTTGGGAAGAAGCCGGCATCGATGTCCTACTGTGCCCTGCATACCCCATACCTGCCTTTAAATATAAGGGAGCACCTGCGCTATCGG AAACTGTACTCTACACAAATATCTTCAACCTCCTGAACTTTCCGGCGGGCGTGGTCCCCGTTACCAAGGTAACGGAGGAAGACGACAGACTGCTGGATGACTACACCGGATTTGACAACGACATTTTTGACAGATTTGTTCGGAAG GCTACCAAAGGTGCAGTTGGC